CAATGCCTGCTCTTAAATGTACGACTGGGCTGTCCATCTCTGCAGCAGTGACGCTCTGTTCTAGCCCTGCATGCCCGCATTTAAGTATATTAAGGTATTTAAGTAGTTATTCATTTGCTTGCCCAAGAAATGCAGCTATATAGTCACACAGCTTGCACTTGTGAGTGGAGGTGCTCATGTTGTTCATGTGCCTCAACACCTTTTGAAAAGTGGAGGGCTGCTTAAGTGGCTATTAAATTTTAGAAGTCATATAGTCCTTGAGATGAGGGCAAGCAGTTCAGGCTTTTGGGACCAACAGACCTGTACAGATGCCACCTTTTGGACTTTCTGATTGCACAGGGAGCCTAGCTGACTGTAGGAACAACTGGAATACAAATAAAGAACTCTTAGAGACCAAGCGCTTTATCTcatcagggttttttgtttgtttgtttgtttgttttttaacgtttttatttttaatcaactttggttttgaaaaatacatggaatCTGAGACAAACATTTGGAGGGTAGGATACCAAAAGGCAATCACAGTATGTACAATTCTTATATTCAAATCTTTCTGTGAAGTGGGACCCCAGCTGTTACGCTAAGCTGCTCTGTACCCAGGGTAGCCTAAGTACCAACTGAgcttcactgcagcagcagcacaggctgtgcaTGGGATTTTGTCTCCCTTCCCCACCATGGGGAAAGGGCCCTTTGTTGAGAAAGTCAAAGGTAACTATCTCCTTTACCTCAATGGATACCATTTTAAGCTCTACTTTATCCTGTTCCCTTCCTCACAAAAGCAATCCTGTCTTTCCTTTGGAAAGAGGGTGGAACTGTTCCAAATCAAAACGACTTTATGCGCGTCCTTATGAGTTACTTCCCTCTGCTTGAGGGCTCAGCCAGAAGGATTGCGTTGCACTCACCGCTGTTCACCAGCTCGGGCGAGTAGTTCTCTGGATGCTTCTCAGTTCTGTAATAGGGTGGGTGCAGCAGCTCTGGCCTGAAACAAAACTTCTGAACTTTGTTGATGTTGTCGGTATACATGATTCTTTCAATCTTAGTTTTACACAGGACATCTGTGCTACCTGAATCAAACATTTCCAGAACTAAACCTATTTAATTTGCATAGGTGTCAGTTACAATTATTTTGAccagtttttaattctttttttcctccaaaggtaccatttttaaagaagtaacaTTGCCACAGTAACAATTTCTTATCGCACAGTTCTAGCTTAAGAATCCAGCTTTTGCACGATGATCACATTTACCTTGCTGTGTTTcatgacaaaaagagaaaatactgaattCGGCCTTCTAAAGCTTTTGGCTTATTTAGAAGTGGATTTTGTAATAATACATCACTTCCTTCCTCTATGTTGATGTTTTATGAACTTCCGTCATCTTTCTCGGTCAGCTTCACCATTCCGCTGAAGAAATACCgcatttcttgtggaaaaaaagtTGTTACTGATAGCCCGTGACGCTTAAGAGTAAAAATAGAAGCTAAAGTTCCACAGGCTCAAGTTTCACAAGGTTTTCATCCTTATGTTTCACCAAACTTGAGCATCTTCCTACTTCCAGTTTTTATCTGACACAGAGGGTAAttacctcttctcctcctttcagtTCTCTTGAAGGACAGCAGATGAGATCTTAGGCAAAAGATCTCACTAGGGTCAATTACAATGTGACCCTGTAGTTTTGTGAGTCTTTTATCCTGTcattaaagcaaaaccacaaaatccAGAATGAAATGTTCAGACCGGCAGCACTAAAAGTGGGCTCCaaggaacaaatgaaaaagcagacTTGCCACCTCTGAGtttttctgcctttggttttgtTATGTCTTTGGTTTTGTTATCAAAATGCGGGACGTAAACACCTAGTGCTAGATCTGTTTTCAGCTGTTGGTGTTTCTTTCACATGGCTCTGGAACAGTTGTCACGCTAACCCTACAGAGCTGTTCTGCCCAGCGAGGTCCTCTGGTGAGGAGAACTTCCTAAAGAGAAGGTTGGCTTCCCCAGTTACAACTGCCAAACCCCCAGTGTGAACAGGAGGTGGAAAAAGAGGGGAAGCATAGCCAGACACGGTGCATCAGCAGGGCTTCTGGAGGAAATCTGACTGTgtcctgaaaaattaaaagagagaaagttGGCATGTAACTGGTGGCTTGACAAGAAGTGTATTTGAAATGTGTGTGATATATTTTACGTGAATGCACTGATGGAAGATTGTTTGTAAAAGCATGTGGATTTTGGCTCATTTCCAAAATTATcctttttgtatgtgtgtgttccAGCCAGAAAAACCAATCTCAAGGTACTgtgacaaataattttttctccttcataGAAAAGGCACAGGCACTCAGCAACAATGAATACAACTTCCTTTTCTGGATGACTGAGAACACTTGTTTAAAATCCTGATAGAACAACAACAACTAAAAGAGTATGAAATACATTATCATTCTATCTACTCAGGGCCTGAGGTAGGCGTTGTGATTAAAAGTCCATAAATAATGGTAATATGTATTAAAAACTCTAGGCCACAGATGCTTAGGTGGTAGCAGCACTGTGTACCACTATTGGTACGTAAGCCACAACGTGGATGCAGGGCACAGATTACCCTTGCCACAGATGGTACCTGCAACCCATGCTGGATGTAGTACACaagtaaaaaaagattttgaaccCCTGACTTAAGCAGTAGAGAAATTTTTCCTGTAAGTGTTTAGGTCCAAGTCCTTCTCTGGGAAGATCAGGCTGTACATTGTTTTCTATACCAATTCTTAGGCTGTTCCTATTGCTGTGGTGTCAGCTTTCAGAGTGTTGCTGCAGTTAACTTATCGCTAGTAGGGGTgcttcctccccctcttcctaGAAGGAGTATGCTGTGTGAATGTGTAAAGAGCAAGTAAACATTGGGTAGGCCTCAGTAACACTTTGAAGTAAATGTAGGATTATAGCAAGTCTCCTGGCCTCTTGTGACCTCTTCCAGGCCTAGGCACTTtcatttttcccagaaaaaaacttaaaacaagTTCTGATTGACCCAGAAGGAGTCTTGCAAGAAACCCAGAGTGACAGTAAAATTAGgctctttaaaataattatgaaaaataatcaatccagcaaataaacaaacagaaatgaagcagaagcGAAATAGAtcaaaactgtttctgttttgtataaAAGAATATCTGCTGATCTGGTTATGATGACTGCAAAGTGTGAGAACTATTTCTGCACACAATGTCTTTGTTCTCAGCAGGTCGTTTAACTTAGAATAAGTCCCTTCCAAAATAACAACTAATACAAACCAGattcttttcccccctttcttaagaaagtgctgaaaattaaaaaaaatgggagcTGCGGCTGATGATTTTCTTTAGAAGAAGTTgacaacaggaaatattttttcctttttgcaaaaaatTGTGTTTCAAAAGTTAGGCTTTTATTCTGTCCTCCACCCCCAAGCTCCCGAAAATCCAGCAGTACAAGAACCTTCAGGTGTCTGAAGTGTGTGATTCAGTTTGTTCTCCTATAGGAAAGTTGAAACCCTCCTCCTTGTCCCaatcgctttttttttttcaatgaaaataccTTTTCATGGTAAGAAATAGTTTATATTgaggaaaagttgtcagaaagtttTCAGCTGAGTCAAACATACGTACAACTATCTCCTTTAAATACAGCCtacttattttggttttgagaCACTTCCATTGCTACTGCATTAAAAAGTTTGACCCTTGATAATGTCTTAATTCTTGTGGAAGGTAACAGCTAGAGATATTCTAGCTcctgttctgtttgcttttataaCGTTATAATGTGGTGCTGTGTCACTGAAGGCACATGATACCATGTTGAATTTAACTTCATGCTTTTTAAAGACCTTCAAGCCAGCTAGACATTCTATCTTAGGTCTAAAAAGGATATTTCCTGTAATTTTTCAAGCAGTTTATTGCTTATGAAGTACAGAGCTGATTTTTTCTGTGTGGTCATGAGATAAAACACTGGAACATTTATCTTAGTTTCTATTTGAGTTTATTGCTGCTTAATCTGGCTGTAATGTCATATTGTGGCTGAACCTACTACGTTAACTGTAATGTAATTATTGTTATGTAATGGATTATATCTTTCAGCTACACTGAGTAAAATACAAACTGCAGCTACTGATTTTTATATGACAGAATGTTACAGGTTTGATACCAATTTAAGATTTTGTAGAGCTAGTAAGAATAATTCGGCTTACAAGCAGGATTTTTATGGGAGAATTTACTGATGATGGCATGTCAGAGCTGAACAGCCCTTCGGTATCACATTCATTCCAGAACTGTTTACAAATTACCCTAATGTAGTTACTTGTCTGTAATGATTAAACCTAGACATTAGCATCTGCACTATACTTCAGAATTGTCTTTGGATGAGATCTACTTTAATTTTCCCAGAAGAGCTTATGTGGAGtcattaattatgtatttttagaatatttattaCCTTATTTACCCAAAAGGACCCCCCAAATCTCTTGATCTGGTAGTTCATTCATACCAAGGTAATTTACAAAGGCCTTAACTCCCAGAACCAAATGGCTTCCATGTTACTTggtttttattgatttttatgatGCTCGTAATGGTGAGTAGCTTTATGGACTAGTGACCGCTGCACTTCAGTATTCTTCTTTCTGCAGTCTAGGTCTGTCTTAGTGGTGGAGATAGTTTTCCCTGTCTGGGACAGCTGTATTTTGCTAGACTTAGTAAGAGAGGGCAAGCACCATAAGTCTATTGGACTTTCTTTACTGAGCACATTTTACCAATCTTGCAAATTCAAATTAAAGCACTGGATAATCACTTAGACACTTAGCAGGTTAAGGAATATTGCCTTACCAGAAGGGGAAGGAGCCTTCTCAGTGCTAGATGGAGCTGGGAAAAAACACAATAATCAAAGTTATTTGTTTGAGCCTAGAACAGAAAAAGGGTACTGATAATTGATCTAAGGGttagtgtttttttctgagaaagaatACATTTGTCAAACAAACTGAAAGTTTAAATATGATCACAGAATTAAATCAGAGTAAAAGACACCTTACTGCTCCCAAAAATTAgatgatgaaaacattttgattctgcattttcaaaacacttttttttttcattttgaaaactgcagCACATTTCACTTCAaagttttctgaacaaaatatttcactttacattttaaaagcatttttctcttgaGAATGATGTGCAATAAAACAAAGATATTAAAGGGTTTAtattacttgaaaacaaaatttttctattttaagcagaATTAAAGGTATGTGGTTGACCATAATGAAAGTTTCCAGCTGACTTATTCAAGCAAGACACCTTCAAAAACTATGATTTGTTTTGAGACgtgtttcccctttttttaattttccttttcagttggTCAACTGGTCAGACCCAATGCCCCATCATTCTGCTGGCCATGCTTGTAGGTAGTTCAAACATGTTAGCTCAATTGTTTGGCATTATTCAAGCATGTGTTATGGTCTCACTCATTttcctaaggaagaaaaataataattcttgttGCATGTGTCCAGCCTTGCCACCAGACCCAGATCTTCCAGCTGCAAGGGAAAAGGTAATTAGCAACTGCCTGTCTTTCATCTGAAAGGGTGTATGGCCTGGACTTTGCATCCAATTGACAGAGATGAAACTAATCCTGCTTCACAGACCCAAGTGCAAACAATGAAATAAACTCTCCCGTTCCTCTGGGACAAGGTGGATCCAGGACAGTACAAACCCATAAATAACCAAATGCTTAGAAGTTGGGGAGACCTGTTTATTCATTAATGTGTCCTgcgaagggaaggggaagaggcaggCTGTTTGCCTTCAGGATATGCTGCTTCTGTGGATATGCTATGCTGAAGCTTaacaaagatgcattttttttttccttctcacttaTTCTTCCAACAAAAGCAAGGAACAGAGTGAAACTGAGTgaagatttgctttaaaaattgaaGTCATCCCAGTCGATGGCCATATATGGCTTGTCAACAAGAAATGCTGCCCTCAACTCCCTCTGTCTGAACTAAGAAAAAATCTTACCTGATACAATGAGTTTGATTTTCGATTTCTGTGTTTCGCTGGGATGATCCCCAGTCTGTTTGTAGATGCAAGTATATACAGCTGTGTCCAGTAATTGGACATTGGAGAGCTTTAAGGAAAAGTTGCCGTGCTTCATCTCGTCCAAAAAAAGACTAGTTCTGCCATGGTAATGTTTGTCCTGGAAATTCAGCGAATCCTGCCCCTTGTGAAAAAAGTGCACTAAGACAGATCCTATCTGCCAGTAAAGCATTGAATTGGAAAGGATCAGCTCTCCAGGAGAGGTGGTGGTGCAAGGCAAAACGACAGTTTCTCCAACAAATGCATGGCACGTTGTGTCTGGTTGACCTGGAATAAAAAATAGACAACTTTCTCAGTACGGAGCACAGCTAGGGACACCAGGTTTCCTGTAATTTGGCTTCATCGCATCATTAttgcctctcttcctcccccttcttctgcttgtgtcctcctgctcccagccaggcaggagcagtATGTGCTATGCTAGGACTGAGGGCCGTGTATGCTCAGTGCCCAGCCAGCTGTGCAGCAGGACAGATGTTGCTGTGTGCAAGTTACCTTC
The genomic region above belongs to Mycteria americana isolate JAX WOST 10 ecotype Jacksonville Zoo and Gardens chromosome 1, USCA_MyAme_1.0, whole genome shotgun sequence and contains:
- the LOC142418250 gene encoding ICOS ligand-like; translation: MKRETALWMVACLLFASLPRGQPDTTCHAFVGETVVLPCTTTSPGELILSNSMLYWQIGSVLVHFFHKGQDSLNFQDKHYHGRTSLFLDEMKHGNFSLKLSNVQLLDTAVYTCIYKQTGDHPSETQKSKIKLIVSAPSSTEKAPSPSGHSQISSRSPADAPCLAMLPLFFHLLFTLGVWQL